The DNA sequence GATTGCCTTTTCAGAGTTACATTTTACTATTTTattagtggttttttttttttttgttatcttGTGCCATTATCTGCCGAAAATTTGTTTACTGATGTGGTGAATATTGTCTTCTTGTCATAGATATATAGGAAGATAGGGGAGAAGTATGGGGTGGAGTACTCAGAGGCCGAGATTTTGAACAGATACAGACGGGCTTACCAGCAGCCTTGGGGCAGATCTCGTCTCAGGTCTCTTCCCATTTTACTTCCTCAGATTTCTATTTTTCCTAGTAACAGGGGGTCACATGGTTTCAAATGATTTGTTTGCTTGTTTTGTTACAAGTTCAATATCACGTCTGTATCTTTGTTTCACAATTTGTTATCATGAATTTCTGTGTACTTTCGGATGTAGTTTGTCATTATCTGGACTGTAATTCAGACGGGTTGCACTTACCTTTATGAGAAAGAcataatgaatttaatttctggctttaatttaatttactGTTTGGTAGTATGGCTCAGAAACTGTCATGACTTTCTATACTTTGACAATGTTGGTGGGTTTCTGGTACCCATCTAATACTTCCCAACATTCCGTTGACCTTCTTTTGTTACAACTAAGTATTGACTGGGATAGATCTATCAAATTAAGTATTTTGTGGTTCACTTTTTGCATTTTGTAAAGTGTTTTGCTTTTCCCAAGTTGTATGACTAGGGTCATACAATTTTCCCTGTCTGTCCAAACTCCAAACAATGGGTTTGATCAAGGGAGCAATCAAAGTTGAATAAACAATCAAATGTATAGTCTCTCAACTAAATGGAAATAGGAAACAGTCTCGTCATGATTGGATCTGTTTGTTCCTTGTAAATTTGAGATTGCGTGATGCTTGTTAGTTGTTATTTTCTggttttactttttttcttATGGAAGGATCAAATACAGTTTCAAATAGCTTTATTATGGTAATTGGCACTCCGATCAGAATGTCTGGTTCTTGTTCATTAATTCTGTCATCATTGGAATGACTTTGATGTTTGTTGGAATCGAAGTGAGCCATTTTATCTTATTCCCTTTCAGATATGTAAATGATGGGAGACCCTTTTGGCAACATATAGTCCGTTCTTCTACTGGTTGTTCAGATTCTCAGTACTTTGAAGAACTTTATAACTACTATACAACTAACAAGGTTGGGTAACTTATGAATTATGATAACTATATTCTCTATATAATGTACAAAGCAAATTTAACAATCATATCTGTGCATTTTTTTTCCTGTAGGCTTGGCACCTCTGTGATCCTGATGCTGAGAAAGTATTTGAAGCTCTAAGAAAAGAAGGTGTCAAAGTAGCAGTTGTGTCAAATTTTGATACCCGGTTAAGACCTCTTTTGCAGGCTCTAAATTGTGAACATTGGTTTGATGCAGTAGCAGTGTCAGCAGAAGTAAGTGATTCTCCCTCCCCCCACCCCCTTGCAAAACAAAAACAGGATTCTTAGAAATTCCCTAATTGTATATACATACAGAAAACAAAGGCACCTTGTTTTCGTTACATAATTTAGCTGATTGGTAATTCTGATGAAAAAGTAGTTCTGTTGGTAGTATCCACCCTTGTACCAGTGCTGATGACTTGGTTCTCTCCGATGAACAGGTAGAAGCCGAGAAGCCAAATCCCACaatatttattaaagcttgtgAGTTATTAGGGGTAAAACCTGAGGATGCTGTGCATGTGGGGGATGATCGTAGGAATGATATATGGGGTGCTAGAGATGCAggttgtgatgcttggctttgGGGAAGTGATGTTCATTCCTTTAAGGAGGTATGTTCTGAACATCTGATCCCATCTCTTCTAGGGTAAGGGTGTTTGTGCTGTGTATTTTTAATCCCATCTCTTAGACTGCTGGATAAACCATGCCATCTTCCGGTTTAAATTTTTCCAACCACATTTTCACTACCTTCCGTACTTGAAACTATGTATGTCGGGCTTGATTCTGGGTTTCTACTTACTCAAGTACAGTTTAAGAATAGTATCCTCAGGAGACCTGAATTTGATATTTAGTTATATAGATACATATGCTTTATCTGCCTCTAGCTCTGCATTGATGTATTAGTTCAATTCTGAAAATTCTAATTTGCTGAACTTGTGGATGTGATGAAAGGATTTGACTGTTGATAGGAAACATGTCAAACACTCTTGGCATTCATCCTTATCATTGTTGTCcttgttgttcttgtttttgacatttgttattattattattattgtctGTGTGGTATATCTTTGGGTTGCAAAGCTGTTGTGCGTTAGTTTACTATGCCATCAGTTTCCTTGCATTACTGTTGTGTCTTTCACCAGTGTTGATAAAAGctctttttttatgaaaaataTACATAATGTTTTGTTAGTCATTTCTCTTCTAgtcaaaaataattttattaatattctACTGATGCAGGTGGCTCAAAGGATAGGAGTCCGCGTTTGATTTAATGTCTTCTGGAACATGAATCGTGGTCTCTTTGTATATTCTTCTGTGCTGTAATCTGTGTAAGAGAGACATGAGGCAACAACACTGAAACTTGAACGAGTACACCAGAATTTGTTCCTTTCTGTCAAATAATGGTGTGCAGTTTTATCCCTTTGAGACCTAATTTGGAGATATCCCTAAAACTTGTTTGGACCTCATACGACCTAATTTGGAGATATCCCTAAAACTTGTTTGGACCTCATACATTGCCTAAATAGTGGTCTTAAAGTTTCTAACTTTTCTGTACGGGCATAATGCCCCTTCTAGATTAGCCGTCTGAGCTAATTTCATCTAGAAAAGAGGTTCCATACGAGGGAAGATTGGTCGTATATCTTAAATTGTAGTAACAAAAATTGCAATGCGGAATCGCCCTCCCAAAATCTGAATGAGTTGATTTACttcgatttatttatttatttttgataaggaaagactaaATTAAACAAGGAAGCCTCTTGGGCAATTAGTATTTACAATGTCAAAGAGCTTTACAACATCAAAGAGTAAAGCTCTCGATGCAACACTAGGAACACAATTGGTTCAATGGAGACCATCAAAGGATGTGTGTCCTAAATTTGTAATTGCATCAATTATAAAATTCGCTTCTCTAAAGACATATTTAAAGAAGATCGAGTCAAAAGAGGATGTCAAGTGACGTATGTCTTGTATAATCTTCAACGATCTCCGGCCAAGTTGTTGCAGTCATCCTAGGGCAGTCATTCCATTAACACAATCAATGACCAGCTTTGACCTTCTGAGTTCATTTTGGTGGGCACTAAGAATGCTATATATGAGGGAAATCACCCCAGCCATCAGAACAGTTGAGTTACCAATTTTTCGAGCAGCAGCAATTATAGGCTTACCATTAGAATTTCCATTTATAAAACCTCTACCTACCAAATTTCTGTTCACTGAACCatctgtacctacatgtgccagaacgagcataattagctataatgagccacgctcatggtaccgccagaggtaccgactcccaccaatgAGGTAACCCGTGGaagcacggccaggcgggctaccgttcgaaccctggaccgcccccagatcaccgctgacgcgccgccacgcgccgcgtcaagatggcatcagaagctccagacgctgggaatcgaagcacatcagtcccacatcggaaacaagaagaagatcaaccccttcctcacctataaaaggttctctcctctctcctcattaattacgcaaatactactcatttattgttctgctgcccatatacagtgactgacttaggcatcggagaagtgaagaccgcccaacgcggtctccctctgacgctctGTCTCTCGTGTTACAGCAAACGGAagtcatctaatcctcggagtagtggtccgcccaccggacccgcgttaagcaagaagccggctaccgccggatttgagcattaacattggcgccgtctgtgggaagtctTGGACAAAAGgacatcccgccacaatcaccatgactaacggtagcaggGAAGACGCTGACAAGCAGGCAGATcagtccgccattccccaacccaccaacccagcggtaggcattaACCGTGcattattcaccaccccggtcaaccccggaggtgagacaaacccaggtagcagccgcccgccaggccaagacctcgcctctctatatgagctggcactggcggatcttcacaaggcaaacagagagcgtgaacaagaacgcaaggagaaggccgaggcccaacagcaagtggccacgcttgtgtcccgctttGAGGAGCTAAAGAAAACGTTGGcggcaaccgccaacccggcacgaagtgagcagtcacgaagcaccaggcacagccgacctggCACAAgagcattgataccagcaccagtcgtgcatatgcaggtcccgctgcacccaccagagctagcgggaataggaccaccccctgtaccccagctaatgctggaacaggaggcagagtcatcactgcacacccaccgctcgagacctcgggcaagaatagagggaaacccacccgctcccaggcgaggatcagttcagcggagtaccaAGCTAGACCCGTCAgcgatgcaaccgctcaaatactggaaaggatgcaacagttggaacaaaggttgaTCCGGGCGGAATCAGGAACCCCagcaccaacttcaaatccacttttcgcgtccaggccaggaccattcaccgctgcaattttgctggccgtcagaccggcgtatgcgaagactccaaaaatgtcacattacagcggtaagactgatcccttcatccatatggacaccttcaagaaagtcaccaacaacaagggattcgatgacgccaccctgtgccacttgttcagtgaaacgctggacaatgaggcaatgaattggttcttcgagtgcccgccGAGATCccttgactcattccaggcattatcgcacgctttcctttcccggttcatcctactgtcctcCGGGCACCACAACAGAAGCCAATtattcaacgtcaagcagggcatggaggaaacactgaaggcgttcgtcacaaggtggagAGCGGCGGCATCTCAatgccgcgatcttgataaaacaatggcttcggcggctttgaagcagggactcctcaaaggaccatttctctatcacctcaactacaatcatccaaatgcggtaagcagaattcatcacatatggagagaccccaccgccaccagcagcatTGGCAAAGTCAGTACAACCCTCTTCCAGTtagcaggggaccgctaacaaaacccccAACCCtccgccaactgacaaaaagcGGGAATGGCAGCAAggtcagtaccaaaacaagcgacagaaggaccaacactacaaggggaaccgcccatcccatggggacaaccgcaacaaacatacggagtcttcccagtggtatgcagtgttcacagtcctcacggcctcgtatgaagaaatatactatcagtgcaaggatcagatcccaacGCCGCCCCCGGGGAGGTACCCAAAAACGGGAAAACCgagaaacaccggcaggtggtgcaaataccacgaagacagcggtcacaataccaacagctgcaacgccctcaaaacggccattgagaccttgtaccttgacggcaagcttgagcagttcaaggtgagCCAACCGCCAActgtgatcgccgacattgagcccatgggccgcatcaacaccatcgacggaggtgctccaatcaccaacatgtctcacagagctagaaagcgcTATGCGcgggctaatcacccaaaggaagtctgcaacatccgctatgaaagatccaccaaactcccaagggctggttgggagcctattaccttctcagaggaggaggaacgcggagtgcatctgccccatgacgatcctttcttgatcgacgccattctcggcaaaatgtcagtgggaagaatcctggttgatagcgggtccgctgtcaacgttatattcattggttgttacaacgaccttaagcggaacagaaaattgctccaagatcatgaaccattgctcagcttctccggtgatgtCACGCAACctctgggttctgactatatgcggctagttatcggtactagtccatgtatggccgaaatacatacggagttcataattgtcgattgtttcagcttatataacgccatcattggacggccagcgctcaacaaactcaagtgcatcatcgctgggcacatgctgctcatgaaattccccacacccaacggcacaggctgtgtcaagggaagtcaacagttggcacgcgagtgttattctactactatagcacaatcaacccaccgccatgagatcctagcggtaggcagtcaggcaccgccaccaaacatttttgaggaccctagggaagacgaaaagaagtacgtaaggaaggagccggtcaacccagaaacatcactgagggttgtcagcatctctgatgagcaccctgagcggacagtccgcattggcgctcaattagacccagagctggtggcggagctcactcagttcctacgtgacaacgctacggtctttgcctggtcatatgcagacatgccaggtatctcccctgaaatcatctcacataagttgagcatcaaaccatccttctaccctatcaaacagaaacgcagagccttcgacgaagagaagtaccgtgctataAGACAAGAGGTTGcgaagctccagggcattgggttcatccgccaggtcatctatccccagtggatttccaacctggttatggtcaaaaaggctagcggcaggtggaggatgtgcgtcgactttaaaaatcttaacaaggcatgcccgaaagacagcttcccactacccctcatcgatcaactcgtcgatgcaaccgccggacacgagctcctcagcatgatggatgcgttctccggctataaccagatcaggatgcatcccgacgaccaggagtgcaccaccttcaccaccgacaaaggcctgtactgttacaatgtgatgcctttcggtttgaagaacgcaggggcaacttatcaatgactgatgaacgccatgttcgcggaacatctgggcaagataatcgaggtctacgtagacgacatgttggtcaagagtattaaagccagcggacatgtggcaaacctaaaaatcatagtagccatcctcctgacctatggtatgcgcctcaacccagaaaaatgtttctttggcgtcaccgccagcaaatttctggggtatattgtcagtgagcggggcatcgaggccaaccctgacaaggtgcaagccatcctcaacttaAAAGACCCggagtggaaggtgcacgtccaatgcctccagggcaagctaaccgccctgtctcgattcatctccagactgaccgacaggtgcgccccatttttcaaagtccttaaaacaacccacaagaaagtcatcgattggaacccagagtgccaggcggcgttccaaggcctgaaggaatatctggcggcagttccactcctctccattcctgtgcaaggagaaacattatacatttacctagcggtatctcagtcagcggtgagttgcgccatagtccggcgggagggccaggacgagctcccggtgttctatgccggtaggggcatgaacggagcagaaacacggtatcctcccttgga is a window from the Rosa chinensis cultivar Old Blush chromosome 2, RchiOBHm-V2, whole genome shotgun sequence genome containing:
- the LOC112190824 gene encoding haloacid dehalogenase-like hydrolase domain-containing protein 3; translation: MAAIMSTRTNLFRLLTAGTPILGFSNVQLRYSSSAAGIGSRQIDMGGVKDYEDYRRSLYGEITHRALLVDAVGTLVVPSQPMAQIYRKIGEKYGVEYSEAEILNRYRRAYQQPWGRSRLRYVNDGRPFWQHIVRSSTGCSDSQYFEELYNYYTTNKAWHLCDPDAEKVFEALRKEGVKVAVVSNFDTRLRPLLQALNCEHWFDAVAVSAEVEAEKPNPTIFIKACELLGVKPEDAVHVGDDRRNDIWGARDAGCDAWLWGSDVHSFKEVAQRIGVRV